From Aspergillus fumigatus Af293 chromosome 3, whole genome shotgun sequence, a single genomic window includes:
- a CDS encoding HET domain protein, with translation MFILTRCPRPKALTTSRITSAGKERRKKTMTVPAVQSLSRAQVAAVLDLNTYDPADNGDKPGWLLPIEMRFRRFSETGEAPNVSLLNSAETKARLEQWCRDGIAFLDPKNQDLGSHVEKLDDLLSPIMVCSLLIQKQKWSRDEIIDRACALLARLPSYPPELPFEYAGKDGQSHAESPWPEEYFLTSDSPSSSSTATTTTTTTGTGRLRDGYEWSSLRVLSRPSTNVVRIALFLVMQRSVPVGFLGDYLDTITTLLDTATELFQGSTSEAEARARFVLQAFLWATWHQTMLIQLWYDAKIQMRTGVSFDRHSYPVAMPGRETVERLRPNYMCKWAFELLRSDLSSVTQDFRRLFEIYNVHFGDREPRCNLNPAAAGQVSSSSRSRVCDGKAPGNCQRFESEGVQIQSAHDFECPGSACSLLTWDEQSYKSIKGARAVSLEETDERHIRYCPVSTETMAVSHVWSHGQGGRPETGFNICLHRRYTRLARALGCTSYWMDTPCIPTDQELRYEAMGQINSNFLNSKVTLLVDRDLMEINIHPLTLEAKEAIVATLAVCDWNVRAWTLLEGMRGRWNLHVLCKDNHVISLVDVLNDVLAYSNLTLVSPCLALQHYNPTGRRPVEGEIPPVKIEQATCLLNHRHATKDRDVTMIWSLVCGSQLVKASVDFWKSKMGSPLATGFLVSSSPRLQDQHGFSWAPSRPNLLPPTAGTSSAAGQYPAYDGELSVAGMITEQGFKAEWLMCLIGRSRALPTWLHLRFYTQDESQIRSYYHVYNKGGNSRMDMKSLYKLRSVIAPVFKKYRWVALLLPAVRDRGTNGATSPPRPFQYQGEAKGPLLVIAGSHDEVGWEWQFVHEWDTNFRLPEFVLREVLMV, from the coding sequence ATGTTTATATTGACACGCTGCCCCAGACCTAAAGCCCTAACGACAAGCAGAATTACAAGTGCggggaaagaaagaagaaagaaaacaatGACAGTTCCGGCTGTTCAATCACTGAGCAGAGCTCAGGTAGCTGCGGTTCTTGATCTGAATACCTATGATCCAGCCGACAACGGCGACAAGCCCGGGTGGCTGTTGCCAATCGAAATGAGATTTCGGCGTTTCAGCGAGACAGGCGAAGCACCGAACGTCAGCTTGCTAAACAGCGCAGAAACCAAGGCGCGGCTCGAGCAGTGGTGTCGGGATGGGATTGCATTCCTGGATCCCAAGAACCAGGATTTGGGCTCCCAcgtcgagaagctggatgaTTTGCTTTCCCCAATAATGGTATGTAGCCTCCTGATTCAAAAGCAGAAATGGAGCAGGGATGAGATTATTGATAGGGCGTGCGCCTTGCTGGCCCGTCTTCCCTCATATCCTCCAGAACTGCCCTTTGAATATGCAGGCAAGGATGGCCAGTCTCATGCAGAAAGTCCGTGGCCAGAGGAGTACTTTCTTACCTCTGattcgccttcttcttcttctacagcgacgacgacgacgacgacgacaggAACTGGGAGGCTGCGCGATGGATATGAATGGTCCAGTCTTCGGGTGCTGTCTAGGCCAAGTACAAATGTCGTGCGGATCGCTTTGTTTCTTGTTATGCAAAGGAGTGTCCCAGTCGGGTTTCTCGGCGACTATCTAGACACCATAACTACACTTCTCGACACGGCAACGGAGTTATTCCAGGGCTCAACATCCGAGGCCGAAGCACGAGCTCGATTTGTTCTGCAGGCATTTCTGTGGGCAACGTGGCATCAGACCATGCTGATTCAACTGTGGTACGACGCAAAAATCCAGATGAGAACGGGGGTCTCGTTTGATCGACATAGCTACCCTGTGGCAATGCCCGGGCGAGAGACCGTCGAGAGGCTGCGACCAAATTATATGTGCAAATGGGCTTTTGAGCTTCTTCGGTCCGATCTCAGCTCTGTGACGCAGGATTTCAGGAGACTGTTTGAGATCTACAATGTCCATTTTGGTGACCGTGAGCCGCGATGCAATCTCAatcccgctgctgctggtcaagttagcagtagcagcaggTCGAGGGTCTGTGATGGCAAAGCACCTGGAAACTGTCAGAGATTTGAGTCCGAAGGGGTCCAGATTCAATCCGCTCATGACTTCGAGTGCCCTGGCTCTGCTTGCAGTCTCCTTACCTGGGACGAACAGTCGTATAAGAGCATCAAAGGAGCCAGGGCCGTTTCTTTGGAAGAGACCGACGAGAGACACATCCGATACTGTCCCGTGTCCACAGAAACCATGGCCGTGTCTCATGTCTGGAGCCACGGTCAAGGGGGGCGACCTGAGACTGGGTTCAACATATGTCTCCATCGCAGATATACCAGACTGGCACGGGCGTTAGGCTGCACTTCATATTGGATGGACACTCCTTGTATCCCAACAGATCAGGAGCTGCGGTACGAGGCGATGGGCCAGATTAACAGTAACTTCCTCAATAGCAAGGTCACCTTGCTAGTCGACCGAGACCTCATGGAGATCAATATTCATCCACTCACTCtggaggccaaggaagctATCGTGGCAACCCTGGCAGTGTGCGATTGGAATGTTCGTGCCTGGACGCTTCTGGAAGGCATGCGAGGCCGCTGGAACCTTCACGTCCTGTGCAAAGACAACCATGTTATATCCCTTGTGGACGTCCTCAACGACGTCTTGGCATACAGTAATCTCACCCTTGTATCGCCATGCTTAGCCTTACAGCACTACAACCCGACCGGCCGTCGCCCAGTCGAGGGAGAGATTCCTCCCGTTAAGATAGAGCAAGCAACCTGCCTCTTGAATCACAGACACGCCACCAAGGACCGAGACGTGACCATGATCTGGAGTCTGGTGTGCGGCTCACAGCTCGTCAAAGCCTCTGTGGACTTTTGGAAGTCCAAAATGGGATCCCCCCTGGCAACCGGATTTCTCGTCTCTAGCTCTCCACGTCTCCAGGACCAGCACGGATTCAGCTGGGCGCCGTCACGCCCGAATCTCCTGCCTCCCACTGCAGGCACGTCCAGTGCTGCAGGCCAATATCCTGCCTACGATGGAGAACTTAGTGTAGCAGGTATGATTACCGAACAGGGCTTCAAAGCGGAATGGCTTATGTGCCTGATCGGTCGTTCCCGAGCGCTTCCGACCTGGCTCCACTTGAGGTTCTACACTCAGGACGAATCCCAGATCAGGAGTTACTATCACGTCTACAACAAGGGCGGAAACTCAAGAATGGACATGAAAAGCCTATACAAGCTCCGCTCCGTGATCGCACCGGTGTTTAAAAAGTATCGTTGGgttgctctgctgctgcccgCCGTTAGAGATCGAGGAACTAATGGAGCAACCTCTCCCCCTCGGCCGTTCCAATACCAGGGAGAAGCAAAGGGACCCCTGCTGGTGATAGCTGGCTCGCATGATGAAGTTGGATGGGAGTGGCAGTTTGTGCATGAGTGGGATACAAATTTCCGCCTGCCAGAATTCGTGCTGAGGGAAGTGCTGATGGTTTAG
- a CDS encoding putative NAD binding Rossmann fold oxidoreductase encodes MTNWDRRVKFALFGLGRLGVLRARILAFQQPRIELVAVCDVKPGTDKWAAKNLPTSVKYFSDPQECLTNSGAEAILICTATATHAPLILQALDLGLHVMCEKPISVDVATTKAVVEKSVSRPDLKFLVPFTRRYDKAYRQAKALVDNGDLGEIHAIETTGIDQADPNAFFVSFSEQSGGIFLDFGIHTVDAGRYLLDVKSGLSNPKKQVNRVIAFGQVAVYGDLAKYGDADNAWGLVEFANGKILKTYLGRTLTSGFEDTTRLCGTKGHLIISATSNVEIRDHLGIRTQSVPDAFTLFDATFLADLAEFADAVLDNKPLTCQPEDAFEAGKICAALQYSFRKGVPVYFDDNGLPIMD; translated from the exons ATGACGAACTGGGACCGCCGTGTCAAGTTTGCGCTTTTTGGCCTCGGCCGCCTGGGTGTCCTTCGAGCccgcatcctcgccttccagCAGCCTCGGATCGAACTCGTCGCGGTCTGCGATGTAAAGCCAGGCACTGACAAATGGGCCGCAAAGAATCTACCCACGTCTGTCAAGTATTTTTCAGACCCTCAAGAATGCTTGACGAACAGCGGCGCCGAGGCCATCCTCATCTGCACCGCGACAGCTACACACGCCCCCTTGATCCTGCAGGCCCTTGATCTAGGCTTACACGTCATGTGCGAGAAGCCCATCTCTGTGGACGTCGCAACCACCAAGGCAGTGGTTGAGAAGTCTGTGTCGCGGCCTGACCTCAAATTCCTCGTTCCCTTCACTCGCCGAT ATGACAAGGCCTACCGCCAGGCTAAGGCTTTGGTCGACAATGGAGACCTGGGTGAAATCCACGCCATTGAGACGACTGGCATTGATCAAGCAGATCCCAATG CCTTTTTCGTGTCCTTTTCTGAGCAGTCTGGCGGCATCTTCCTCGATTTTGGCATCCACACC GTCGACGCCGGGCGATACCTGTTAGATGTCAAGTCAGGCCTCTCCAACCCCAAGAAGCAAGTCAACAGAGTCATTGCCTTCGGCCAGGTGGCTGTCTACGGGGACTTGGCCAAGTATGGCGACGCCGACAACGCATGGGGCTTGGTGGAATTTGCCAATGGGAAGATTCTCAAGACTTACCTCGGTCGCACGCTCACCAGCGGTTTCGAGGACACGACTCGGTTGTGTGGCACCAAGGGACATTTGATCATCAGCGCTACCTCGAATGTTGAGATTCGCGACCATCTCGGTATTCGCACGCAATCCGTGCCTGACGCGTTCACTCTCTTCGATGCAACGTTCCTGGCCGACCTTGCTGAATTCGCCGATGCGGTGCTGGACAACAAGCCCTTGACTTGTCAACCAGAGGATGCCTTTGAGGCGGGAAAGATTTGCGCTGCTCTGCAGTACTCATTCCGCAAGGGGGTGCCCGTATACTTCGACGACAACGGTCTACCCATCATGGATTAA
- a CDS encoding tautomerase family protein has product MPRWLIQHSPNTLTPEEKSHLAQQITQAYVGFGLPAFYVQVHFIEQPAGTSFIGGEQHPNFVALTIYHLARTMTSDEQRQGFLKRIDAFLTPMFEPKGIDWEYFVTEAPRDLWKINGLAPPAAGSEEEKVWVRENRPVRF; this is encoded by the coding sequence ATGCCCCGCTGGCTCATCCAACACAGTCCCAACACCCTCACCCCTGAGGAGAAATCCCACCTCGCCCAACAAATCACCCAGGCCTACGTCGGCTTCGGCCTCCCAGCATTCTACGTCCAAGTGCACTTCATCGAGCAACCAGCCGGTACATCCTTTATCGGCGGCGAGCAGCACCCCAACTTCGTCGCGCTGACCATCTACCATCTGGCGCGGACGATGACCTCCGACGAGCAGCGGCAGGGATTCCTGAAACGCATTGATGCGTTCTTGACGCCCATGTTCGAGCCCAAGGGGATCGACTGGGAGTATTTCGTGACGGAGGCGCCGAGGGATCTGTGGAAGATCAATGGGCTTGCGCCGCCGGCTGCTGggtcggaggaggagaaggtctgGGTTCGAGAGAACAGGCCTGTGAGGTTCTAG
- a CDS encoding putative glycerol dehydrogenase (GCY1) → MALPTHFKLNTGAQIPAIGLGTWRSEPGQVRQAVSFALKNGYSHIDTAFTKLARASRIVVSLAKTFSSPANCGTPTSPTSLKVSRRPLTLWARTTLISISSTGQSDYETWRQMEEIYKAGKVKAIGVANWSIPYLEELKKKWTVVPAVNQVELHPFLPQHALKEWCDKHGILLEAYSPLGSEGAPLMSDPAIQEMAKKYGVSPATVLISYHVNRGVVVLPKSTQENRILSNRQVIPLSPEDMDVLNGLAAQGKARRINTPLFGWDLGFDDWYQQ, encoded by the exons ATGGCCCTCCCGACCCATTTCAAGCTGAACACCGGCGCCCAGATCCCCGCCATAGGACTTG GCACTTGGAGATCTGAACCTGGTCAGGTACGCCAGGCAGTCTCGTTCGCTCTCAAGAACGGATACAGTCACATCGACACGGCATT CACGAAGTTGGCCAGGGCATCAAGGATAGTGGTGTCCCTCGCGAAAACATTTTCATCACCAGCAAACTGTGGAACACCCACCAGCCCAACGTCGCTGAAGGTCTCCAGAAGACCCTTGACGCTTTGGGCACGGACTACCTTGATCTCTAT CTCATCCACTGGCCAGTCCGACTA TGAGACCTGGCGCCAGATGGAGGAGATCTACAAGGCCGGCAAAGTGAAGGCGATTGGCGTGGCCAACTGGTCGATTCCCTATCTCGAGGAGCTCAAAAAGAAGTGGACCGTGGTTCCTGCGGTCAACCAAGTCGAGTTACACCCTTTCCTTCCTCAGCACGCACTGAAAGAGTGGTGCGACAAGCATGGCATTCTCCTCGAGGCCTATTCACCGCTTGGCTCCGAAG GCGCTCCGCTCATGTCCGATCCCGCAATCCAGGAGATGGCTAAGAAATACGGTGTTTCGCCTGCCACAGTACTTATCAGCTACCATGTCAACCGAGGCGTTGTTGTACTGCCCAAGTCTACTCAAGAGAATCGAATCCTGAGCAACCGCCAAGTCATCCCTCTCTCTCCCGAGGATATGGATGTGCTGAATGGCCTGGCTGCACAAGGGAAGGCGAGGCGTATCAATACGCCTCTGTTTGGATGGGATCTCGGTTTCGATGACTGGTACCAACAGTAA
- a CDS encoding cysteine hydrolase has product MGSATNNPVDFGGNYAILNLDWMSLLIKAVENTPEGQAMIASCSRWNVAVHQKSPRPLTVFSTLSFSPGQPEVQPNSPFADLLRPYGEFAQGTPPVEIDERFHLDEKDLVLHKTRWSATSGNALEQILKAQGIKTVVISGLSLSGVVMSTIYRLFDLDYDIYVIRDNVVELPPAQNTAFSNVLLDMLLPKMGLKVISLEDALEALSRSEKSAERTV; this is encoded by the exons ATGGGCTCCGCGACCAACAACCCTGTGGACTTTGGCGGCAACTATGCCATCCTCAACCTGGACTGGATGTCCCTGCTGATCAAGGCCGTGGAAAACACCCCTGAGGGCCAGGCAATGATCGCGAGCTGCTCCAGATGGAACGTGGCCGTGCACCAGAAATCCCCTCGCCCCCTTACTGTCTTCTCCacactctccttctctccaggCCAGCCGGAGGTCCAGCCCAACTCGCCATTTGCAGACTTGCTTCGCCCGTACGGCGAGTTTGCACAAGGTACCCCTCCTGTGGAGATCGACGAGCGCTTCCACCTTGATGAGAAGGATCTGGTCCTGCACAAGACCCGGTGGTCTGCGACTTCAGGGAATGCCCTCGAGCAAATCCTCAAGGCGCAGGGTATCAAGACAGTTGTCATT TCTGGCTTGAGCCTTTCAGGGGTGGTGATGTCGACTATCTACCGGTTGTTTGATCTGGACTATGATATCTACGTGATCAGAGACAATGTGGTGGAGTTACCTCCCGCCCAGAACACGGCGTTCTCAAACGTCCTTCTCGACATGCTACTTCCTAAGATGGGTTTGAAAGTGATTTCTCTGGAGGATGCACTGGAGGCGCTGAGTCGTTCGGAAAAAAGTGCGGAGCGGACAGTCTGA
- a CDS encoding putative MFS multidrug transporter: MSSTGGKTPTSNTKTHPTVMTDPPYSIFDTRQKWLIIIIVSTAATFSGFASNIYFPALPTIAIDLNVSLELVNLTVTSYLIFQGLAPSFWGPVSDVKGRRTAYICTFIVFFCACIGLAETKNYTTLIVVRCLQSAGSASTIAIGSGVIGDITTRADRGGYMGVFQAGLLVPVAVGPVIGGAIAGSLGWKAIFWFLAIYSGVFLCLLTLVLPETLRSIVGNGSRKPSHPVLRYPLNLYQKSSKMPWQQPQDGLSTAEAKKKIDLLGPLRMLLSNHAAPIILFLAVYYAVWQMSITAMSSLFKSRYGLSELQIGLTFIANGVGSMVGTLVTGKILDADYRRVKTKYEASFDNEHRDAMSQTAREENFPLESARLRLVPIFSITQCVSIILFGWTIQYPDKVHIAVPIVSTFITGWTAVSTQSLIMTYLVDLFPDRSAAASASLNLARCLFAAGGTSFIMPMINGVGVGVAFTICVAVQMVALIGPLIQWRFAAGWRRKEREEAAKREGQGEC; encoded by the exons ATGTCTTCTACGGGCGGTAAAACCCCTACATCCAACACGAAAACTCATCCAACTGTTATGACCGACCCGCCCTACAGCATCTTCGATACACGCCAAAAATggctgatcatcatcattgtctCGACGGCCGCGACGT TTTCGGGCTTTGCTTCCAATATATACTTCCCCGCGCTGCCAACCATTGCGATTGATCTCAATGTATCCCTCGAACTCGTCAACCTTACCGTCACATCGTATCTTATCTTCCAGGGCCTAGCACCAAGTTTCTGGGGCCCAGTCTCCGACGTAAAGGGCCGGCGCACCGCCTACATCTGCACATTTATCGTCTTTTTCTGCGCGTGCATTGGCCTTGCGGAGACTAAGAACTATACGACGTTGATCGTTGTGCGGTGCCTTCAGAGTGCCGGTAGCGCCAGCACGATCGCGATTGGATCTGGCGTGATTGGCGACATCACCACTCGTGCTGACCGCGGCGGGTATATGGGTGTTTTCCAGGCAGGGCTTCTTGTCCCAGTGGCTGTCGGACCAGTTATCGGAGGGGCAATCGCAGGCTCCCTGGGATGGAAGGCTATCTTCTGGTTCCTGGCTATCTACAGTGGTGTTTTCTTGTGTCTGCTGACTCTCGTGCTGCCTGAAACACTTCGGTCCATTGTTGGCAATGGTTCTCGAAAGCCTTCCCATCCAGTACTCAGGTACCCACTGAACCTTTATCAGAAGTCAAGCAAGATGCCATGGCAGCAGCCTCAGGATGGCTTGTCCACAGCggaagcaaagaagaagattgaccTTCTGGGCCCGCTTCGCATGCTGCTGAGTAACCACGCAGCGCcgatcatcctcttcctggCGGTCTACTATGCAGTCTGGCAGATGAGCATTACCGCAATGTCTTCACTCTTCAAAAGCCGCTACGGACTGTCTGAGCTCCAGATCGGCCTAACCTTTATCGCCAACGGGGTTGGCTCAATGGTCGGGACCCTCGTGACGGGCAAAATCCTCGATGCCGATTACCGTCGCGTCAAGACAAAGTATGAGGCTTCATTCGACAACGAGCATCGAGATGCAATGTCCCAGACTGCTCGAGAGGAGAATTTTCCCCTAGAGAGCGCGCGTCTCCGCCTTGtacccatcttctccatcacccAGTGCGTTTCCATCATTCTGTTTGGGTGGACAATCCAGTACCCCGATAAAGTCCACATCGCAGTGCCTATTGTTTCAACCTTTATCACAGGGTGGACCGCGGTCTCCACGCAGTCTCTGATCATGACATATCTGGTTGACCTCTTCCCTGATAGGAGCGCCGCCGCAAGCGCTAGCCTGAACCTGGCGAGATGTCTGTTTGCTGCTGGCGGTACCAGTTTCATCATGCCTATGATCAATGGGGTGGGCGTTGGAGTGGCATTTACGATCTGCGTTGCTGTACAGATGGTGGCGTTGATTGGTCCTCTGATTCAGTGGAGATTCGCTGCTGgatggagaaggaaagagagggaggAAGCTGCAAAAAGGGAGGGGCAGGGTGAATGTTGA
- a CDS encoding flavin-containing monooxygenase translates to MATYVQESAGTDSAFPASLQSKGAVLNHDQVPKPVADDFMYAFKYNHSLPTTDVLGVEIPADCDAQKEAEGIVARLSTATSQGDAHAFAGLFLDYGETLSKTRPEIPTFADFQCTGVWRDKLSFTWDFRTFNFRAAILKAATDLLPQTRATNFTFLEPAPSVARLYPDFSQLQFVVSFETEIVFASAVINAVLTQDGWRIYTMHTVAESLKEFPEQSAPDGHMTGITSWECQRAEAVNSVDPEVLIIGGGQNGLAMAARLKVLGMENLIIERSEEVGDVWKNRYEYLSLHFPHWPDALPYFKYPQHWPTYTPAQKQGLYMKWYASALELNVWTKSEVVKAEQDAEGRWTVVINKEGKETRTLHPQQLIMATSLCGVPSIPAVPGMADFRGVIRHSSAHKSARDFVGKKVCVVGTSSSGFDTAYECARLGIDVTLLQRSPTYVMSLTHSVPRLLGGYAPDKDGNLPNLEVQDRLMFSTPVGPGEELARRTAKVLEELDKPLLEALNARGLRTWRGQRDTGNFTLGQTRNGGFYFDAGACQEIINGNIKVEPGFVERFTEDKVILNGGREREFDLVVFATGFSNMIDSIRATLGEKIASQCGPIWGIDEEGEYNTAYRETGVPNMWIMVGFLPMTRYASKLLALRLKALKEGISPPPYKG, encoded by the exons ATGGCAACTTATGTTCAAGAATCCGCTGGCACCGATTCAGCCTTTCCGGCTAGCCTCCAGTCTAAGGGGGCGGTGCTCAACCACGACCAGGTCCCAAAGCCCGTCGCAGACGATTTCATGTACGCCTTCAAGTACAACCATAGTCTCCCCACTACCGACGTCTTAGGCGTTGAGATCCCCGCCGACTGCGATGCTCAGAAGGAGGCCGAGGGCATTGTCGCCCGTCTCTCTACAGCCACATCACAGGGAGATGCGCACGCTTTCGCTGGGCTGTTCCTCGATTATGGTGAGACTCTTTCAAAAACACGGCCCGAAATCCCGACTTTCGCTGACTTCCAATGTACAGGGGTGTGGCGTGACAAGCTCTCATTCACCTGGGACTTCCGCACATTCAACTTCAGAGCGGCCATCCTCAAGGCCGCTACCGATCTTTTGCCTCAGACCAGGGCTACAAATTTCACCTTTCTCGAGCCTGCGCCTTCGGTGGCTCGCCTTTACCCGGACTTCTCGCAGCTACAATTCGTTGTATCCTTCGAGACTGAAATTGTTTTTGCCTCGGCCGTCATCAATGCAGTCCTCACGCAAGATGGCTGGAGAATCTACACCATGCATACAGTTGCCGAGAGTCTCAAGGAGTTCCCCGAGCAGTCCGCACCAGATGGACACATGACCGGTATCACTAGCTGGGAGTGTCAGAGAGCCGAGGCCGTCAACAGTGTTGACCCCGAGGTGCTGATCATCGGCGGTGGTCAAAA TGGTCTCGCGATGGCAGCACGCTTGAAAGTTCTTGGTATGGAAAACCTGATTATCGAACGCAGCGAGGAAGTCGGAGATGTCTGGAAGAATCGTTACGAATACCTCTCACTGCACTTCCCACATTGGCCCGATGCCCTACCGTACTTCAAATACCCTCAGCACTGGCCCACATATACCCCGGCTCAGAAGCAGGGGCTCTACATGAAGTGGTATGCCTCCGCTCTGGAGCTCAATGTCTGGACCAAATCAGAGGTTGTGAAGGCCGAGCAGGATGCCGAGGGCAGGTGGACCGTTGTCATCAacaaggagggcaaggagacTCGTACGctgcatcctcagcaacTCATCATGGCCACCTCGCTATGCGGTGTCCCTTCCATCCCGGCCGTGCCTGGCATGGCTGACTTCCGCGGAGTGATCCGTCACTCCAGCGCCCACAAGAGTGCCCGGGACTTTGTCGGGAAGAAGGTCTGCGTCGTCGGTACCTCATCCTCAGGCTTCGACACCGCTTACGAATGCGCCCGTCTGGGCATCGATGTGACCCTCCTCCAGCGGTCACCGACGTACGTCATGTCGTTGACCCATTCGGTTCCTCGCCTGCTGGGAGGGTACGCGCCCGACAAGGATGGCAACCTCCCCAATCTCGAGGTGCAGGATCGTCTTATGTTCTCGACGCCAGTCGGACCGGGCGAGGAACTCGCCAGGCGCACCGCAAAGGtcctggaggagctggacaaACCCCTTCTCGAGGCTCTTAACGCTCGAGGGCTCCGAACATGGCGCGGCCAACGCGACACTGGCAACTTCACACTAGGTCAGACCCGGAACGGGGGGTTCTATTTCGATGCCGGTGCTTGCCAGGAGATTATCAATGGCAACATCAAGGTGGAGCCGGGCTTCGTTGAGAGATTCACCGAAGACAAGGTGATCCTGAACGGCGGCCGTGAGAGGGAGTTTGACCTCGTCGTCTTTGCCACCGGATTTTCGAATATGATCGACTCCATACGCGCAACTCTTGGTGAGAAGATTGCCAGCCAATGCGGACCTATCTGGGGCATTGATGAGGAGGGCGAGTACAATACGGCCTACCGGGAGACGGGAGTGCCCAATATGTGGATCATGGTTGGTTTCCTTCCAATGACCCGGTATGCCTCCAAATTACTAGCCTTGCGACTGAAAGCTCTAAAGGAGGGCATTTCCCCACCTCCTTACAAAGGTTAG